The genomic DNA AGAGTGTCATTCTGCTGGTTTAGAAACAGTGGGAGTTGGTGATAATGAAGAGGCGGCCACCACTCCGTTAGTGGTTGAGATCGATGGCAAGAGTATTGCATTGTTTGGAGGCACACAACGAGAACTTGAGGTCGCACAACCGGAACATCCCGGTCCAGCTTGGATTCAAAGTCGCCGTTTGTTAGCTCGAATTACCGAAGCAGCATCCGCTCATGATTTCGTTTTCGTAATTGCTCATGGGGGAATCGAATACGTTCCAATTCCACCACCGTGCTGGCAACAACGCCTGCATTCATTCGCTGAGGCAGGTGCAGATGTCGTGGTTGGGCATCACCCCCATGTTACCCAGGGCTGGGAACAATCCGATGGAAAATTGATTATTTACAGTCTCGGTAACTTTGTCTTCGATTCTTCTGGGGGACCAGGGTCAGAATGTGGTGCGATTGCACATTTTGACCTGTGTGCTGACGGTACAGTAGATTGGAATCTCACATTGACACGCCAACTTGATGACCAAGTCATCATTGATACTGAGGAGAAAGCTGAAGAACATACAAATTACTTAGCAAAGAGTGGTGATTTAATTAAACACCTCCCTCAGCAACCGGGCTATTGGCAGATAATAGCAGATCAATTATACAGAGAAAAGTATTCATCATCAATCATGGACTTTGGAACAGGACGTATATGTGGACTAATTGAAAATCCGGTTACTGAACTTGACAGAATAACGCGTGGAGTTGTAGGTGATAGAGAACGTCGTGTTGAACAAGAACGGCAGTTAGCTGTCTATATGCAGGGAGAACCACACAAAGAGATTATTCGTATTGGTTCCGGATTAAACAGTGGGACAATCCCGGATTATCGAGACAGGGTGAACACTACTGAGGTAGAAGAATTGCTTGCTTGGACTGGCGGAGGAGATAATGAATCCAGAATTGATCGAACTAGTAGGTACATTAGAATAGCGCTGAATCGACTGTTATGAGCCGATCATTCATGTCTGCAGTAGGTGCAGTGTTCACTGGTAGACTACTCATATTTATTTTAGGGGGACTAATAACACCTCTATTGACACGATTATTAGGTCCGTCGGCCTACGGCCAGTATGCGACTGCTTTAGCTATTTTTGGAATGGTTAAAATTCTTATGGTGTCCGGGATTGATGTTGGAGCAAAAAAGTACTTCTCCGAAGATCGTTCACTCCAGAACTGGAAAGAGTATGTCTGGGCCAGTTATGTCCAACTTTCACTCCTGCTTGGCGGAGGATTCGCCTTAGGATTGGTAGTTTTATCACTAAGTGGGGCTATAAGTTTTTTGCTTGGCAAGTCCTATAGACCGCTATTTTATTTGCTCGCAGTTCTTGCTCTTTTCACTCAATTCCGAACACTGTCGCTTAGTACGTTAATGGGCCTTCATTTAGAAAAGTATTCAGAACCTATTAAGACATTAGAAAAAATTATTTTTGGGGTCATTGCAGTCGGTTTGGCGGCACTCGGATATGACGTTTCTGGTGTGATATTTGGCCATATTTTTTCAGTCGTGGTTACGCTATTAATTTGTTTACTTATTGTTCAAAACCACTTTGATTTAACACAATTCACTAAACGTATCCCGAAGAAGTTTCCCAAAAAAGAACTCTGGTGGTTCAGCCACACGTCCGTTATTTATGTATTTTTATTATCTTCATTATATCATGTAGACGTGATCTTATTACAGATTTTCACAACTGAAGAAGCTGTTGGATATTATAAAGCAGCACTTGTTATTGTGGGTTTACTCTGGTTGTTCCCACAGTCTGTTCAGCAGTCCTTGATTCAGTCCGTTGCAGAACTCTGGCAATCTGAGTCAGTTTCGAAGATAAATAAGCTATCTGCTAAAACAACACGGTATGTCTTTCTACTGACTAGCCTCTTGGCAGTCGGAGTTGCCGTCCTTGCTGATTCATTTGTCCCACTCTATTTCGGTGAAAGCTACTCTCCAGCCGTCACACCCCTTCTACTGCTCCTCCCTGGGACTATCTGCTTTGCGATCGCCAGACCGTCACTTGCCATTACAAACGCGAAAGGGAATATGCGACCACTTATTATTGCAACGGGAACGGGAGCGGCGATCAATTTATTGTTGAATTTATTACTAATACCAGAGTACAAATTGATGGGTGCTGCGGTTGCAACAACTTTAGGATATACCTCGTTATTACTAACGCAAATACTCTGTGCCTGGTACGTTGGATACAACCCAATTTCCGGGACTCGGCCGATTCGTGTACTCGTTACGGGACTTGCGACAGGATTAATACTATACGGTGTTGCAGAGTATTTGTCTAACTCTCTATACAAATTGATCGTAATACCACCACTAGGCGGTATCCTATTTGCGCTGATTGCTCTGGGATCAGGTGCGGTATCGATTGATGAACTCCGTACAACTTGGACTAAATTTTCGCAAGATACATATTTGAAATAGGAGCTGACATTTTCTAGCGCCAAGCGGATGGTAAAATATAATTATCTTATAGATATATGGATTTAATAATTGTGTCTTTATATCGATTCTTCAACTCATATAGTAGAGCTTGAATTTGCGTTTTCAATGTGTGGCTAGTTCTCGAAATGACATGAATGGTGAGTTTCCGCGGTGAGGAGTCGCTATCGGAGGCGGGCTGCTGCCGACGCGACAGCGTCGCCACTCACGACTGCTGTCCCGATCGATGGACAGCTACCGGAAGAATCAGTCGTCGGGTGGTTGGTTCGCTGGAACAGATCTGCGCACATCAAGCGCTGTCCAGACTGCCCGTAGCACCATCTCACAGAACTCCGTGAACGGCCACCTCCGGAGGCGGCACCCTCCGTGGCGGGACGCCGCCACGTACCTCCAGTGGAGATACCGCCAGCTGTTCTGGAGCAGCAGGCTCACTAGAAACATCACCAGTCGAAGACCAGCGTCTTGAGAACTGGTGAACGCAAGGCTCTGCTTGGCTAATCGGTAGCTCGATTCGATGCCAAAGCGTTTGTTGTAGTGGTATCGTGCATCTCGTAGTGTGTCGGTGAACGGCGCGTCAGCAGCGGAGGCGTGACGCGCCACTCCGTGTTCGTCGTATCGTCCCTGCTGATAGACGCCTTCTCATCACTCGCGACTAGTGCGTTGTCGCTGCGAGAACTGCTAACAATCCGGGTATTATTTTAAATACCAGAGCAAAATGGACTGAGAACACCGTTCTTCACATATAACCGAGATCTTCGAGTTGCTCTACCACCGAATCAGAGAGTTCTTCGCTCTTGTCACCTGTCGTCTCGAGTTTGTTCAGTGCGCTTCGACAGCAAGAGACCACAGTAGAAGGCGCACCCTCCACCGACGCTTCTTCTCCGTCTTGCCAGGCCCACTCTTCGCCGGTAGAATCGAGCACCACCCGCCAGTCATCTCGGTACGCGACGACGCTGTGCGTAGACAGCCTGTCAGCGAGGATGCAATCAGGAATGTCCGGATACTTTTCCGCCATTTCCTCACCACCGACCGCAGGGTATTCACACAGGATTACGTCTTCAGTCCCCAGAGCATCGGAGACTGCTCCGTTTTCCAGAGACTGGTTTGTCGTCCCGGAAATGAATAGATCGTATAGCCCGGTTAGGGAGACGTGTCGGTCGAACGTCTTTCCTTCCAGTGCAGGGTGAGCGATGACCAGCGGGACGCGGACCAAGTTCTCGCTGACCGACGCTTCGTGGCCCATTCTCTGGCGGCCCATGGCGTCGATTTCTCCCAAGTTCTCTCCGTGATCTGCAGTGATAACTATCAGTGTGTCCTCACGGAGACCGGTTTCTTCGAGTTTCGAGAGGATGCGTTTCAGATGCTCGTCGACAGACTCGACCTCTGCTGCATAGAGATCTCGGACGGTATCCAGATCCTCTTCCCGTACACCATCACCACACTCCACCTGCTGGATGAAGTCCCACGGTGCGGTAAGTGAGTTGAGCCGATCGATTTCCGACTGGTTGAGGGCGGTAGAAACGTGTTTGTCTCGAAATTCTTCGGGGGGATCGTATGGCCAATGACAGTCCATGTAGTTAGCAAAGGCAAAAAACGGACGTGATCCGCTACTGTGCTGCTCAAGTATCTCAAATAGTGCTTCCGTGTTGTCGGCCGGGTCGTAATCCGGCTCAGAATCGAAGAGACCAGTCGGACATTGCTGTAGCAGTTCGTATTTTATCCCGAGTTGCGTTCCAGCTACGTTGATAAAATTCGCTGCACTTGCGAGTGGATGCTCATGTCGCAGCACCCGCCTGAGCAGTGTTCGGACGATTTCTGGCTTCGAGTATCCCTCCTTGTTGAGGTGATTTGCGGCGGATCGAACCGGAAGACCACGCTTGAATGCCGGCTGGCGTCGTGTATAAACAAACTCATCGAACGACACATCGAAGCCTATGCGAGGACTCGCGAAACCATTTCCTGATACCCCATAGCAGGTGTAGTCTTCTTGATGTAGTTCGTCCAATAAGGGTAGACCGTTGATTTGGTGATCAACTCTGTGGACGCCATGTTCGTGCGGATACTGCCCAGCAAAGAGAGAAACGTGGGAAGGGAGTGACCACGTGGCCGGCGCGATCGCGTTTTCGAACCAGAGGTTATCAGTGGCGAGAGACTCCAGCGTCGGTGCGTGCTGGCGAACGTAATCGAGTCGCGCGGAGTCCCACACCAGAAACAGGATATTAGGGAAATTCATATCAGCGCACACTCGCTTGACCAAGTTAATATTCACGAAAACGCAACCGAGAGCGAATGAAATATAACTCGACAGATAACTCTCGCCCGCGGGCACTGTCTAGATGAGAGTTTGAGGAACGAGCAGATGGTGGCAAGAAGTGTCCATACAACTCGCCAACCTGCTCAGAGAGAGCGTAGACGTGGATTGTGATGAGGCTTGGGAGAACGAACGCACCCCGACACCCGTTAGGGTGTTCGGGATGCGCCTGCATTCGATGGGGTTGTCGGTATGGGAAGTCGTCGCTGTGTTGGACGTACTTGGCGTCGATCGGTCTCACGGAGCGGTCTGGAACTGGACGCATGATCTCGTGGAGAGCCAGGCAGACCCGCCGACGGCAGCGCCGTCGCGGGTCGCCGTTGATGAGAAACAGATCGAGGTCGATGGCGAAACGAAATGGCTGTACGCGGCGATCGATACGGAGTCGAAGCTCTTGCTCGAAATCGACGTATACAGCCGCCGCGGGATCGGTCCCGCGGCGACATTTTTGCATCGGCTAACCGAGAAACACGACGTGTCAGACACGG from Natrinema sp. HArc-T2 includes the following:
- a CDS encoding CapA family protein, with product MGEKVKTRMRNYKNDIDTNSDIIVAGDTTFKTNQTKEIISKNIKKTIQGGGFSIVNLEAPLQIGSSVPKPGPVISTRDGTAEIISSIGFNGVNLANNHSMDYGYEALQETVSECHSAGLETVGVGDNEEAATTPLVVEIDGKSIALFGGTQRELEVAQPEHPGPAWIQSRRLLARITEAASAHDFVFVIAHGGIEYVPIPPPCWQQRLHSFAEAGADVVVGHHPHVTQGWEQSDGKLIIYSLGNFVFDSSGGPGSECGAIAHFDLCADGTVDWNLTLTRQLDDQVIIDTEEKAEEHTNYLAKSGDLIKHLPQQPGYWQIIADQLYREKYSSSIMDFGTGRICGLIENPVTELDRITRGVVGDRERRVEQERQLAVYMQGEPHKEIIRIGSGLNSGTIPDYRDRVNTTEVEELLAWTGGGDNESRIDRTSRYIRIALNRLL
- a CDS encoding oligosaccharide flippase family protein → MSAVGAVFTGRLLIFILGGLITPLLTRLLGPSAYGQYATALAIFGMVKILMVSGIDVGAKKYFSEDRSLQNWKEYVWASYVQLSLLLGGGFALGLVVLSLSGAISFLLGKSYRPLFYLLAVLALFTQFRTLSLSTLMGLHLEKYSEPIKTLEKIIFGVIAVGLAALGYDVSGVIFGHIFSVVVTLLICLLIVQNHFDLTQFTKRIPKKFPKKELWWFSHTSVIYVFLLSSLYHVDVILLQIFTTEEAVGYYKAALVIVGLLWLFPQSVQQSLIQSVAELWQSESVSKINKLSAKTTRYVFLLTSLLAVGVAVLADSFVPLYFGESYSPAVTPLLLLLPGTICFAIARPSLAITNAKGNMRPLIIATGTGAAINLLLNLLLIPEYKLMGAAVATTLGYTSLLLTQILCAWYVGYNPISGTRPIRVLVTGLATGLILYGVAEYLSNSLYKLIVIPPLGGILFALIALGSGAVSIDELRTTWTKFSQDTYLK
- a CDS encoding sulfatase-like hydrolase/transferase; translation: MNFPNILFLVWDSARLDYVRQHAPTLESLATDNLWFENAIAPATWSLPSHVSLFAGQYPHEHGVHRVDHQINGLPLLDELHQEDYTCYGVSGNGFASPRIGFDVSFDEFVYTRRQPAFKRGLPVRSAANHLNKEGYSKPEIVRTLLRRVLRHEHPLASAANFINVAGTQLGIKYELLQQCPTGLFDSEPDYDPADNTEALFEILEQHSSGSRPFFAFANYMDCHWPYDPPEEFRDKHVSTALNQSEIDRLNSLTAPWDFIQQVECGDGVREEDLDTVRDLYAAEVESVDEHLKRILSKLEETGLREDTLIVITADHGENLGEIDAMGRQRMGHEASVSENLVRVPLVIAHPALEGKTFDRHVSLTGLYDLFISGTTNQSLENGAVSDALGTEDVILCEYPAVGGEEMAEKYPDIPDCILADRLSTHSVVAYRDDWRVVLDSTGEEWAWQDGEEASVEGAPSTVVSCCRSALNKLETTGDKSEELSDSVVEQLEDLGYM
- a CDS encoding IS6 family transposase — protein: MQLANLLRESVDVDCDEAWENERTPTPVRVFGMRLHSMGLSVWEVVAVLDVLGVDRSHGAVWNWTHDLVESQADPPTAAPSRVAVDEKQIEVDGETKWLYAAIDTESKLLLEIDVYSRRGIGPAATFLHRLTEKHDVSDTEFLVDGGGYLTALFRHGLNGQLNYTDRNHIKKWFQTVSMRIDRFHSFWRDSPASARRWLRRFRHHYNHDRPNQAFDGRTPAQEVLN